TGCCAGTCTCTACCTGTTGCAGTTTCTGGTTGTCAGGCGTGCCCAGGGCATCCTCGAAGACCAGGAGGGGCATATTGCTGCTGCCCGCGATACGCTGGAAATTCAGGTGGCGGCCCGGACCGATGAACTGAAAAGAACCAATACCCAGCTCGAGGCCGAAATTGCCGAGCGGCGTCAGGCCCAGAACAAGCTAAATTACCTGGCTTATCACGATCCCCTGACTGGGCTGGCCAACCGGCGTAGCTTCATCGAAAGACTCGAGCAGAATCTTCGTGAACTGGCCCCGGATGATGACCGCCTTGCGGTTCTCTTCATCGATCTCGATCAGTTCAAGCAGGTGAATGACTCCCTCGGTCACGGCGTTGGTGACGAACTGCTGGTGGCTGTCGCTGCCCGGCTGTCCGACCGGGTCAGCCTGATCGACATGCTGGCCCGCCTTGGTGGCGACGAATTCATCTGCCTCATGGAAGGGGTGCGCGACAAGGACGAGGTAGAAATGCTGGCGCGCGAGATCATTGGTGCTTTCGAGGATTCCTTCGTTCTCGGTGACCACGAACTATTCCTCAGTGCCTCGGTGGGCATCAGCCTGTCGCCTGGTGATGGCGATAGCGTGCTTGATCTGATGCGTAATGCCGATACCGCCATGTACCGCGCGAAGGCCATGGGACGTGGCTATTTCCACTTTTACACGCCGGAAATGACACGTGATGCGCAGGAGCGCATCCGCATGGAAAACCTGCTGCGGCGAGCTCTTGATAACGGCGAGCTATCGGTGCATCTACAGCCCCAGGTCGAGACATCGACCGGCCAGCTGGTCGGCGCCGAGGCGCTGGTGCGCTGGAACAGTCCCGAGCTTGGCCTGGTCATGCCGATGCGCTTCATTCCGCTGGCCGAGGATTCCGGTCTGATCGTCGGACTCGGCAACTGGGTGCTGCGTGAAACCTGTCGCCAGGTCATGCAATGGCGGGCCAGTGGTTTTGACCTGCCCCAGGTCTCGGTCAATCTTTCGGTCAAGCAGCTCGAACGGCCCGAATTTGTCGAGGTACTGAGCGACATCCTCGATGAAACCGGAATAGATGCAGCCAGTCTCAAGCTGGAGCTGACCGAGTCGGTGGTGATGGCCGTTGGTGACGCTTTTTCGCTGCTGGAACGGGTACGCGACCTGGGCATCAGCCTGGCGCTTGACGACTTCGGAACCGGCTACTCGTCACTCAGCTACCTGAAGATGCTACCGGTGCAGCAGCTCAAGATCGACAAATCCTTTATCGATGGCATCGGCAAGAACCAGGGTGATGAAGCCATTATCCGGACGGTCATGGCTCTGGCTAGCAGCCTGGAATTCGAGGTGGTCGCCGAAGGGGTGGAAACCGTCCAACAATCAGATTTTCTGGCCGCCCTGGGTTGTCAGCAATTGCAGGGGTATCTGCACGGGAAGGCCGTCGCTCCGACGGAATTTCACGCTCGCTGGTCGATTCAATCGTGAACACCGGGGCCGCCTGGCGCATGCTCGGTCGCGAGTTGCGCTCAGGCGAGCTTCGCCTGCTCTTTGCGGCCCTGGCCATAGCGGTGGCTGCCGTTACCGCCGTTGGTTTTTTCGCCGATCGCGTACGTCTGGCACTGGAGCGCGAGGCTCGGCAAATGATGGGCGGCGATCTCATCCTGATCGCCGATCACGCCTTGCCCGACAGCTATTCTGCCGAGGCGCGCCGCCGTCACCTCGATCTCGCCCAAACCCTCGTTTTCCCGAGCATGGTGGTCAGTCCGGGAGGGGCGCAACTGGCCGACATCAAGGCGGTCAGCCCGGGGTATCCCTTGCGCGGTCGGGTCGAAACCAGTCAGCAGGCCGGCTTGGCTGGCGTTCCGGCCGATGGTGGCCCGCCGCCCGGGACGGTCTGGCTCGATGAGCGACTGGCAGCGGCTCTGCAGGTCATGCCGGGCGGTGACGTGACGGTCGGGGCGCGGGCCTTGCGGGTTGCCGCCATCCTGACCCGCGAACCCGACCGTGGCATCAATTTCTTCAGTCTGGCACCGCGCCTGATGATGCATGTCGATGACCTTCCTGCAAGCGGACTGATCCAGCCCGGGGCCCGTATCCGCTACAGTCTACTTGCTGCCGGTGATGCGACAGCGGTTGCCGGTTATCAAGCCTGGCTGGCGGAACGTCTGGCGCGCGGTGAAAGGCTTGAGGACAGTCGCAACGCGCGTCCGGAAATCCGCGGGGCGCTGGATCGCGCCGAGCGGTTTTTGGGCCTGGCGACAGTGCTCACCGTTGTATTGGCTGCAGTCGCCGCCGCGCTGGCCGCCCGCCGCTACATGCAGCGCCATCTCGATGCATGTGCCGTGATGCGCTGCCTGGGGATGACCCAGGGCGGCCTGTTGCGCCTGCATGGCTGGATGTTCCTGTGGCTGGCCCTGTGCGCCGCCAGTTTCGGTAGTGCGGTCGGCTATGGTGGACATTTTGTCCTCATTCACTGGCTTTCCGGCCTTCTTGTCCTTGATTTGCCGGCACCCGGCGGGTGGCCGCTGGTAGGGGGGATGGGGGTTGCCGGCGTGCTGCTGTTCGGCTTTGCTTTTCCTCCTCTGCTGCAACTAGCCAGTGTGCCTACCCTGCGTGTGCTGCGCCGCGAACTGGGTACTGCCAAACCCGCCTCATTGGGTGCTTATGGGCTTGGACTCGTCCTTCTCGCCGGATTGATCATCGGTGTTGCCGGCAATGTCAGGCTGGGTGCCTGGGCGGTTGTTGGCTTTGTCGTTGCCCTCGGCAGTTTCTGGCTGCTTGCCCGACTACTCATCGCCATTGTCGCCCGTCTCCGCGGGGGTGTCGGGTTCGGCTGGCGTCAGGGGTTGGCCGGCCTGACGCGTCATGCCTCGTCCAGTGCGGTACAGATTGTGGCGCTGGCAATCGGCCTGATGGCCATGCTCCTCCTGACGGTGATACGGGCTGAATTGCTTGATGCCTGGGAAAAGTCAGTACCGGCCGATGCGCCCAACCGGTTCGTCATCAATATCCAGCCTGAACAACGCCAGCCGATCGACGCCTTGCTGCGCGCCGCCGGTGTCGACGCTGAACTGCTGCCCATGATCCGTGCCCGGCTGATCAGCATCGGTGGGCGTGCGGTCAGTCCGGCCAGTTTTCCCGATGACGAACGGGCTCAGCGCCTGATTGAGCGGGAGTTCAATCTATCCTGGCGCAGCACCTTGCCAGTTGGCAACCAGATCACTTCCGGCCGCTGGTTTGCGGCAGAAGATGCGGGGCAGGGGCTGGCTTCGGTCGAGGAGGGTTTGGCCAAGACACTGGGCATACAATTGGGTGATGAACTGGTTTTCATGATC
The DNA window shown above is from Dechloromonas sp. HYN0024 and carries:
- a CDS encoding ABC transporter permease, with the translated sequence MNTGAAWRMLGRELRSGELRLLFAALAIAVAAVTAVGFFADRVRLALEREARQMMGGDLILIADHALPDSYSAEARRRHLDLAQTLVFPSMVVSPGGAQLADIKAVSPGYPLRGRVETSQQAGLAGVPADGGPPPGTVWLDERLAAALQVMPGGDVTVGARALRVAAILTREPDRGINFFSLAPRLMMHVDDLPASGLIQPGARIRYSLLAAGDATAVAGYQAWLAERLARGERLEDSRNARPEIRGALDRAERFLGLATVLTVVLAAVAAALAARRYMQRHLDACAVMRCLGMTQGGLLRLHGWMFLWLALCAASFGSAVGYGGHFVLIHWLSGLLVLDLPAPGGWPLVGGMGVAGVLLFGFAFPPLLQLASVPTLRVLRRELGTAKPASLGAYGLGLVLLAGLIIGVAGNVRLGAWAVVGFVVALGSFWLLARLLIAIVARLRGGVGFGWRQGLAGLTRHASSSAVQIVALAIGLMAMLLLTVIRAELLDAWEKSVPADAPNRFVINIQPEQRQPIDALLRAAGVDAELLPMIRARLISIGGRAVSPASFPDDERAQRLIEREFNLSWRSTLPVGNQITSGRWFAAEDAGQGLASVEEGLAKTLGIQLGDELVFMIAGVEKRVRTSSLRKLSWDSMRVNFFVLTPPGVIEDAPASYITSFHLPAGQAEAGGELVRRFPGLTVIDVGAILGQLRSVIGQVAGAVQFVFLFALLAGGIVLYSALLASLDERRHELAVMRALGAQRAQLRQAMLVELGIIGCSAGLMAALGAMLLGKIVGQQVFQLDLSFALWLPALAMVGGGFLAVVIGWLAVRQLIATPPLLALRNGA
- a CDS encoding bifunctional diguanylate cyclase/phosphodiesterase, with product MFNLSRYFSTVSFILVVLAAGVLGPLYQKLSMQQLQELAEGRNIAMAQVFQNSLRHSLDAVMDDSVGRDADFLRQSEESRRLHGDVLELMRDTAVIRVKLYNRLGSTVFSTDPGQIGESRLDNPGFRAAISGGITSELTHRDAIDSFEGVLAKVDVLATYIPIRGTDQSVTGVFELYQNVTPFVSHLHRNMWLVTGGVALVFASLYLLQFLVVRRAQGILEDQEGHIAAARDTLEIQVAARTDELKRTNTQLEAEIAERRQAQNKLNYLAYHDPLTGLANRRSFIERLEQNLRELAPDDDRLAVLFIDLDQFKQVNDSLGHGVGDELLVAVAARLSDRVSLIDMLARLGGDEFICLMEGVRDKDEVEMLAREIIGAFEDSFVLGDHELFLSASVGISLSPGDGDSVLDLMRNADTAMYRAKAMGRGYFHFYTPEMTRDAQERIRMENLLRRALDNGELSVHLQPQVETSTGQLVGAEALVRWNSPELGLVMPMRFIPLAEDSGLIVGLGNWVLRETCRQVMQWRASGFDLPQVSVNLSVKQLERPEFVEVLSDILDETGIDAASLKLELTESVVMAVGDAFSLLERVRDLGISLALDDFGTGYSSLSYLKMLPVQQLKIDKSFIDGIGKNQGDEAIIRTVMALASSLEFEVVAEGVETVQQSDFLAALGCQQLQGYLHGKAVAPTEFHARWSIQS